TCCAATTCCGAAGATAATGATTAAAAATACGAATAACGGTACAATTACGGACCAATGAATCATCGCTCTTCTTCCTCCTCATCTAACGGAATGTCTTTGAAGAAAAGCTTCATCGCGAGCCAAATGCACACAATCATAAAGATTGTGCCTACAATACAACTATAGAAAAACCACGCTGGGAATCCAAAGACGTACTTGTATTCCGTCGGGTCACCCGAGCCTAGCCCATAGGCAAAGCCGTACCAAATCGCAAAGTTCATTACAACTAACACCACACCAATGAGTGCTTCTTTATGTGCGATTTTAAAACGCTTATCATGCATGTTATTCATCCTTTCTTAGTGAGTAGTATGTTTAGAAAATATCCTTTTCTATCATACGTGCGAAAGGCTAGAAAGAAAAGACTTTCTCGATAGATTTATAGAACAAAAGCGCTAAAGCACCCGTTTATCCCCGCCAGACGTTGGAGTGCAAAAGTAAACGGTCTACCACTTTTGCAGGAGGGTTCGAAACGGGCTGGCACTTTAGCCAAGACGTAGACAAAACTTTATGTAAAGTAGCCACCATGTGATATTTTATAATTTCCTTAAAAATGAAAAAACCGCCGTCTCACAACGTAGACGGCGATCATTTTACAGCTTATAACAATTCCTTACGTAACTCCGCTGCTGACTTTGGTGAAAGTAAGCCAAACGGAATATCAAACACCGTCTTCGCTCCTTTTTCCCCTTTTTGCGCTAATTTATGCGCAGCACGAGCATACGCCACTAACACACTTGATGTGAACATCGGATTGGACTCTAATTTTAATGAAAACTCTAAAATTTGCTTGTCTTGTTCGCCTGATTCACCTGAACGAATAACAAAACCGCCATGTGGCATACCTTGATGATTCGTAGTGAAATCTTCTTCTGTAATGAAATTCACTGTTGTATCGTAATCGGCAAAGTAGTTTGGCATCTCTTTAATTTCTTTTTCAATGGCCGCTTTATCCGCTCCTTGCTCTAGTACAACGTAGCATTCACGCGCATGCTTTTCACGCGTAGTAAGCTCTGGGTTTTCCCCATTACGTACACGGTCAACCGCTGTTTTAATTGGCAATGTATACTGCACTGCTTTTTTAACGCCTACGATGCGACGTACAGCATCTGAGTGACCCTGGCTTAAGCCGTCACCCCAAAATGTATATGTATTCCCTACTGGAAGAACGGCTTCACCAAGTAAACGATTTAATGAGAATAAGCCTGGATCCCAGCCGACTGAAATAATCGATACCGTACCTTGCTGCTGAGCGACTGCGTCAACCGTTTCAAAGAACGCTGGAATCTTCGCATGCGTATCAAAACTATCAATCGTGTTAAACCACTGTGCAAAATGCGGTACCTGCTCCGGTAAATCCGTCGCTGAGCCACCACAAAGAATCATCACATCAATTTGATCTTTATAATTCGGTGCATCCGCCACTAAATAAACGGGTACAGTTGAGTTTACGACTACAGATGCTGGATCACGGCGCGTAAAGACAGCTACCAGTTCCATGTCATCATTTTGACGAATTGCCGCTTCGACACCGCGACCTAGATTTCCGTAACCTACAATACCAACACGCGTTTTACTCATTTCTATTTCCTCCTGTAATTCAATTAACGCCTTCACTTTATCACAAAACGATGTAAATTCTGAATTGCGTTTAAATTTAATTATCATGATACAAGTTCAACTGCCATTGCACAACATATTTTCGTGATTTTTACAAGCAATGGTCATGAATTAAGAAATGTCGGCACGAAAGGAAGCATAGACTTTTTGGTTTCTATCGGTGTCCCTTTTTGTTATACTAGAAGAGTAAATAAATAGATTTTATTGGAGGAACAGCATGAAGAAATTATCAGCAGTATTGTTAGCGTTTACACTTGTATTCTCAAGTGTGGGTTCAACTCTATTATTCGCAAACGATGCACAAACAGTAGAAGCCAAGTCATACAAATCAGGTAAAAAAGGCTTCAACAACAATAACACAAATAACAATTCAAACATCCAAAAAAATAACGACGACGCAACAAGCCCAACAACGGCTAAAAACAACAACACAACAAACAAAAACGATACAAACACGGCTTCATCAAATAAAGGCGGTTTAATGAAAGGTCTTATGCTTGGTGGTTTAGCTGGTCTTTTATTCGGTAGCTTATTTGGCGGCATGGGGATGTTAGGTAACATCTTAGGCTTATTAATCAATGCTTTAGCAGTAGGTGCCATCATCTTCTTCTTAGTGAAAATTTTCCAACTGATTAAACGTAAAAAAGAAGCGAAAAACGAGGCATTATAATGGACCGAATTACATTACTTGAACAAGATTTAATCAATGCGATTTGCTTATTCCACGCAAAATTTAAAAACGTAGCTCCGGACACTGTAGAAGTGGAGTTAATGTATGATGATGTGGCTGGATATTCGGCAGAAGCATTTTACAACGGTCAATTAGACGTTTATAACACGGTGAACTTCATTACCGCACTTCGCCTATATATCGACGAGCAATTAGGTCGCGATTCAATGGCTGCGCGTATCACATTAGATATCGATGACGAGCAAGGTATGATTGCCAACGTGGAGTTTTAATTTTTGTGCCTGCAAGCTACTTGCAGGCACTTTTACTTTTCGTTACGATATGAATAGAATGATAAGATTGGTGGTTTTTAGATGACGCAACTAAACAAACTTGTCCGTGATAAGGTACCTTCTTTAGTAACAAAAGATGGAGGTAGCTATTCACTTAAGTTATTATCTCCACTTGAACATCAGCATGAAATAACGAAAAAATTACATGAAGAAATTTCGGAATACGATGGGGCAACATCAAAGGATGCAGCACTTGAGGAATTAGTCGATATTGTTGAATTAATTCATGCGGCATTAAAGCTTCATGATGTGTCGGTTGAGGAGTTTGACTCATTACGCCAGCAAAAACGTAAACGTAAGGGTGGCTTTGAAAAAGGCATTTTCTTACACGAAATAAAAGGAATCGAATAACAAAAAGCCCGAGCACATTCGCTCGGGCTTTTCGTTTATGCTGTTGGCTGTACTTCTGGCTTGTATTTTGTTGTTAACGTTTTGTAGCTTAGTACAAATGCAATAAGTGCCAGTACAGAAGCTCCAATTAAATAAATGGCTAATACCGACGTATTTGAAGCAAGCAACGATAAATCACCTAATGAGATAACCGATTTAAAGCCTGAGATTGAATACGTAAATGGTAATAACGCACTGATTGATTGTAAGTTTTCAGGTAGCATTGGGATTGGTAAGTTTGCACCTGTAATCGATAATTGCGCGACTACAAGTACTAAAGCGATAAAGCGACCCACATTGCCCGCTGCTGAAACTAAGAAGAAAATAATAGACATAAACGTAATGCTCACAACAATTGCGAATAAGAAGAACATCACAACATTTTGAACTTGAAGCTGGATAACAAGTAATGTAAACGCTGCAAGTACAATCGCTTGAATTGTCGCAAATAATGCTAATTGTAACCATTTACTAACAAACCAGCTTACCGCTGATTTTGGTAAGACAGCTGGTTTTTTGAATGGTACAAAGAATGATAACACAAGTAAACCTACGAATAAAGCTAATGATAATACATAAGGTGCTGTAGAATCACGGTAATATTCATACGCATTTACTTTTTCACCCGCTAATACTACTGGTGAAGAGAACATGTCGATATTCGCGTCCGTAATCTTTAATGAAGCAACTTGGTCACGTCCACCTTCTAAGCCCGTTACTAATTGATTAGAACCATCTTGTAAACGATTAACCCCATCATTTAATGATGTTACACCTTCTGTCATCGTTAGCCAACCTGTCGCAACGGTTTCATTACCAGTGCTTAATTGTGTAAGACCATTTTTAAGGCTAGATACACCGTCACCGATTTGGCCCCAAGAATTCAGTAATGTTGTATTACCTGCTGCCACTTGTGATGATCCACTCGATAACTTAGATGCACCCGCGACAACTGCAGATTGTCCTGCTACTAATTGATCAACACCTGCTACTGCTTGTTGTTGACCAGCTACTAAGGCATTAATACCTCCAACGATCACTTGCTGACCACTTATAGCTCCTTCTAACCCTTGCGTTACTGCTGGCATACCCTGTGCAATTTGCTGTGCCCCATTATTTAATGCATTAGCACTTTGTACAGCAACCGGATAAATTTGCCCTAAATCCGTTAACCCTGCACTTAACGCTAATAAATTTTCTCGGTACATTTCTAAACCTGGTGCTTGTGCTAAACCTTGTAATAACTGAGCACCTTGTGTCATTTGCTGAATATCTTGCTCTTTTGATTGTAAAACTGTTGCTAATTGTGCTAAACCATTTGCTAAACCTGGATTTGTAGGTGTACCATCACCTAAAGCAATACCTGCATATAATTGATTTGCGCCAGCTGATAATTGCTCTAATCCTGTTAATAAGCTTTGTGATCCTGGTTGTAATTGTTGCAAACCATTATACACTTGGCCTGTACCACCTTGAAGCGAAGTTAATCCCGCTAGCACTTGTTCTGAGCCAGCTTTTAATTGATTTGCGCCAGTTGCAACTTCTTTAGAGCCGCTAGCTAATCGACTGATATTACTCGTACCACCAGTAACTGCTGCTAACAATTCTCCAGCACCAGCATCAGCCGTTTTTGCACCAGCAGCTAATTTGTTAATATCGTCTGCTTTTTCAGTTAATGATGTTAATAATGTATTAGTTCCTTCAGCTAACTGTGCCGATCCCTCCGCTAATTGCAAAGAGCCATCCGCCCCTGAGGCAAAGCCCGTTTCAATATCGGTAAATCTTGAAAATACTGTTCGTGCATAGGTTGCTGTAATTTTATCGCCTAATTGCTCACGTAGCTTTTCAACCGCGCTGTTTGTTACCTGTGCACCCATGAAGTTTAACCCTTCATTTTGAATATAGCGTAGTTCAGGTACTTGCGGATTGGCGTCTAATACCGTTGTCACTTTTTGCGAAAAGTCTTCTGGTACTTCAACGACTAAATAATACTCTTGGTTTTCTAACCCCTTCTTTGCCTCTTGCTCCGTTACGAAATGCCAGCCGAGCGTATTGCCTTCTTTTAATGTTTCCATTAAATCCGCTCCAACATTGATTGGCTGCCCACTTGATACACCACCCGCATCCTTGTTAACAAATGCGACAGGTAAATTTTCAAGATTATCGTACGGTCCCCATGTAGCCGATAATAGAATCGCTACATAAACAATTGGAATGAACATGACACCGATCAATGCAAATAGTAATCCTTTGCGATTTTTCAGTGACGATAATTCCTTTCCGAATAACTGAAATGACCCCATAAACAACCCCCTTTAGTAAAACATTCTATACAAATAAAAATATTTGTATAATTCAAATATATTCTAAGTTTTGTATAATTTCTACTATAAAATTCTTATTTTTTGTTTTTTTAATGTGAAAAAAGTTCAATATAATATAGAATAAATACCATGATATATTTCTTATATAACAATTAGCAGCGATAAACATAACAGTGTTAGCATCAAATTCACTTTATTGCTATATACCTATAAATTCAACCCTATTCAAATTATAATATTCTAATCAAAAATAAAATAAAAAAAATCACTGGGATTTTTCACTCCAGTGATCTTTTTTGGCATTATTTTGTCGTTTCTTTTGTTTCTTCAGTTACTTCTGGCTTTACTGCGACGTCCACAATACGTCCTTGTGGCTCATATGAAATTTCTTTTAAAGATAATAGTTGCTCTTTTAAGTTTTCCCAATCTGATAACCCTAAGTCTGTTACTTTACCAGCTTCATATACTTTGCCTAATGCTGCAAAGCCGTCGCCACCTTTAGCTGTAAACGCGTTTGTTGCGATTGTGTATGTTTCGCCATCTTTAATGTCTACGTATGCTTTTGTTGCATCATCATAGTATTGTAATGAAACAATGCGAGAGCCTACTTCTTTTGATGAATCATATGTTAATTTAGCGCCAGAGATGTGTAAGAAGCCGCCGCTTTCCTTTGGTGCTTCTTTTAACGCATGCTCAAATGTTTCTTTTAATTCAGCAGCTGTAATATCTACTAATGCTAATGTGTTACCGAATGGTAAAACAGTCATCACATTGCCAGTCGTTACTTCGCCTGCTGGAATCGCTGCACGAATACCGCCACCATTTTGGAATGCCATGATAACGTTTTTCTTTGTATACGTTTTCGCTTTCGCTAACATACCGTCTGTGATGATGTTTCCTAACG
The sequence above is a segment of the Solibacillus sp. FSL H8-0523 genome. Coding sequences within it:
- a CDS encoding YhdT family protein produces the protein MNNMHDKRFKIAHKEALIGVVLVVMNFAIWYGFAYGLGSGDPTEYKYVFGFPAWFFYSCIVGTIFMIVCIWLAMKLFFKDIPLDEEEEER
- a CDS encoding diaminopimelate dehydrogenase translates to MSKTRVGIVGYGNLGRGVEAAIRQNDDMELVAVFTRRDPASVVVNSTVPVYLVADAPNYKDQIDVMILCGGSATDLPEQVPHFAQWFNTIDSFDTHAKIPAFFETVDAVAQQQGTVSIISVGWDPGLFSLNRLLGEAVLPVGNTYTFWGDGLSQGHSDAVRRIVGVKKAVQYTLPIKTAVDRVRNGENPELTTREKHARECYVVLEQGADKAAIEKEIKEMPNYFADYDTTVNFITEEDFTTNHQGMPHGGFVIRSGESGEQDKQILEFSLKLESNPMFTSSVLVAYARAAHKLAQKGEKGAKTVFDIPFGLLSPKSAAELRKELL
- a CDS encoding YxcD family protein yields the protein MDRITLLEQDLINAICLFHAKFKNVAPDTVEVELMYDDVAGYSAEAFYNGQLDVYNTVNFITALRLYIDEQLGRDSMAARITLDIDDEQGMIANVEF
- a CDS encoding nucleoside triphosphate pyrophosphohydrolase gives rise to the protein MTQLNKLVRDKVPSLVTKDGGSYSLKLLSPLEHQHEITKKLHEEISEYDGATSKDAALEELVDIVELIHAALKLHDVSVEEFDSLRQQKRKRKGGFEKGIFLHEIKGIE
- a CDS encoding YhgE/Pip domain-containing protein, which produces MGSFQLFGKELSSLKNRKGLLFALIGVMFIPIVYVAILLSATWGPYDNLENLPVAFVNKDAGGVSSGQPINVGADLMETLKEGNTLGWHFVTEQEAKKGLENQEYYLVVEVPEDFSQKVTTVLDANPQVPELRYIQNEGLNFMGAQVTNSAVEKLREQLGDKITATYARTVFSRFTDIETGFASGADGSLQLAEGSAQLAEGTNTLLTSLTEKADDINKLAAGAKTADAGAGELLAAVTGGTSNISRLASGSKEVATGANQLKAGSEQVLAGLTSLQGGTGQVYNGLQQLQPGSQSLLTGLEQLSAGANQLYAGIALGDGTPTNPGLANGLAQLATVLQSKEQDIQQMTQGAQLLQGLAQAPGLEMYRENLLALSAGLTDLGQIYPVAVQSANALNNGAQQIAQGMPAVTQGLEGAISGQQVIVGGINALVAGQQQAVAGVDQLVAGQSAVVAGASKLSSGSSQVAAGNTTLLNSWGQIGDGVSSLKNGLTQLSTGNETVATGWLTMTEGVTSLNDGVNRLQDGSNQLVTGLEGGRDQVASLKITDANIDMFSSPVVLAGEKVNAYEYYRDSTAPYVLSLALFVGLLVLSFFVPFKKPAVLPKSAVSWFVSKWLQLALFATIQAIVLAAFTLLVIQLQVQNVVMFFLFAIVVSITFMSIIFFLVSAAGNVGRFIALVLVVAQLSITGANLPIPMLPENLQSISALLPFTYSISGFKSVISLGDLSLLASNTSVLAIYLIGASVLALIAFVLSYKTLTTKYKPEVQPTA